Below is a genomic region from Candidatus Diapherotrites archaeon.
AGGAAACCCACATTGCCGCGCTCGCAAGGGAATTGAACATTTCCAATCCGGTTGCATTGAAGCACGCGCGCATTCTTGAGGATAACGGCCTGATTGAACGGGAAAAAGCGGGGAACACGCACATACTGCACATCCGCAAGGACGCGCTCAAGAAAATACGGCTGGCATCGGAGCTTTTTGAAAAGCCAATTTCTTTCAGCGTCGCGAAAGGCACTTTGCTTTTGGACGCGCTTTCAAAGGTCGATGGCCTCGAGATCGAGAACACGAAACAGGGCGCGTTCATCAAGGCAATTGACGGCAAGGAAGGCTACTTTGTCTTTGAAATCAACGGCAAGTTTCCGACAAAGCCGATCGAGGAAATCGAAATTTCCGGCAGGACGGAAATCGAGTTGAAGCGCCTTCTGCCCGTCATCGGAAAAAAAATCGTTTTCGAAACAGCCGGTTCCGTCCGGCTGGTCCGGGACTAAGGCGTATCGTTGCAAAATCTTGGATTTTGCGACGTGCCCAGAATCTGTGGATTCTGGTGCATGCTTACGCAATACGCCGAGTAATTCTATTCCGCATTTCGGGGTTTTACGCGGGGGTGTCCCATGTGTTCACGCCTTTTCCAGCGCCTGCTTTAAGTCTTCAACCAAGTCGTCCGCGCTTTCCAAACCAACGGACAAACGCACCATTGTCTCGGTTATGCCCGCTTTCCTGCGCTCGCTCTCCGGCAAAGCGCCGTGCGTCATCGCCCAAGGATATTCTATGAGGGATTCGACCCCGCCAAGGCTCACTCCGAGAGTGAACAGATTGGTTGCAGCAAGAAACTTCTTCGCTGCAGCTGCGTTTCCTTTGAGTTCAATCGTTATTATGCCGCCAGTGCCTTTCATCTGCTTTTGCGCAAGGCCTTTCTGCGCAAAGCTTTTCAGGCCGGGATAAATGACGCGCTTCACTTTCGGATGCCTTTCAAGGAACTCCGCGATTGCCTGCGCGTTTTTTTCATGCTGCAGCATTCTCTGCTTCAAGGTCTTTATCCCGCGCAGGACAAGAAAGCAGTCCAAGGGCGAAGGCGTAGGGCCGAAGGCATTCTGCAAAAACTTCAGTTGCCTGTAAATCTTTTCGTCGTTGCATGCAATCGCGCCGCCGATGATGTCGGAATGGCCGTTGATGTACTTTGTCGTGCTGTGTATGACAATGTCGGCACCCAGGTCAAGCGGATTCTGGAAAACCGGTGACAGGAAAGTGTTGTCCACCGCCACAATCAGGCCTTTTTTGTGCGCGAGCCTTGAAATTTCCGCGATGTCAACAAGCTTCAGCAAAGGGTTTGTCGGGCTTTCAAGGTAAACCATTCCGGTGTTCGGCTTCAACGCCTTTTCAAGGCTTTCCGGTTCAGTCAGGTCCGCAAGCGAGTAATCAATGCCGAACTGCCTTTTGAATGTTTCCAGCAGCCTGAAAGTTCCGCCGTAAACATTGTCCACTGCAACAATGTGCCCGCCGCTTTTAAGCAGGCTCAGGCAGACCATTTCCGCGCCAAGGCCGGACGAGAACGCGAGGCCAAAGCGCGCGTTTTCAAGCGAGGCAACGCTTTTTTCCAGGGCATCCCTTGTCGGGTTTCCCGATCGCGAATAATCGTATCCCCGGTTTTTGTCAACCGAATCCTGTCTGAATGTTGACGACAGGTAAACTGGCGTCATGACCGCGCCGGTCAGGGGATCTGCGCCCGCTTCGTGGATCGCCCTGGTTTCGAAATCAAGCCGTTTGCCTTTAGCCATGGTACCAAAACCTTGTCGCTTGTTATTTAAAAAATACGCCCGACAGTTTAAACGTCGATTTTCTGCCTGCTTTCCATGCTTAGCAGCAGGGCTGCGCCCCTCAGCAGCAGAACAAGCAGTATGAACGCCATCGCGATCTGCCCGGTCAGCCTTGACAGGAAAACCCCGTTTTCGAGCAGGAGGATGTGCAGCAAAAGCATTGCCATTGCGACATAGCCGGTTCTCTGCAGGTTTTTCCAGTTTTCATAGCCGAGCTTTTGCACCCACTCCGCAGTCGACGTGAACGCCATGAGCGTGAAAATCATGAACGCTATCGCCGCGACCGCCAGTGACATCACGTCCGCAAAAGAAATTTCCCGCCTTTCGGAAAGCAGGACAATGGCCGCCAATGCGACGTGCAATGCCGCAAGCGAAAAACCCCACAACCCGAACGCCTTCCTGTGCACGAGAAAGCGGTCAAAGAATTTGACGAAGCGCGCGAGCGGGCCCAAAAAGAATGCCAAGCCGAGGATGATCACTGCGGAGAACGCAACAATGGCATTCGCAAAGCCGATGCTTAAAGGCATCGCCCTGAAAACAAGATAGTACCACGCGAACGTCCCGATCACAAGCAGGGAAACGATGTGCGGCAATTTCCTGTCCATGCACTACAACAACGACTTTCCGCTTTAAAAATTTTTCCGGCCTCCATCTTAGCGCTTGGCTTTGGTGGCTTGATGCGCGCTTTCGGCTTTGACAAAAAAGAACTGGCGGTTTTCAGGCGCCTTGACTCCGCGCAAAAAATCCAGGACTTTCTGGACAAAAAACTTTCGTACAACCTTGAGGAAAAAGGCGAAACCTGCTATTCGCCGAGGCTTGTCCTCCGGCACAGAAAGGCGCACTGTTTCGAAGGCGCTGCCTTCGCTGCCGCGGCCCTGGCCGTGCACGGCCACCCGCCCCTGCTAATGGACTTCCGGGCAGTGAGGGACGAGGACCATGTCGTTGCCGTCTACAAAATCAACGGCTTGTGGGGTGCGATCGGCCAGTCCAAGTTTTCCGGCCTCAAATACCGCGACCCCGTTTTTGCAAGCGTGCGCGAACTCGCAATGTCCTATTTCGACCATTACTTCAATTTGCGCGGCGAAAAGACCTTGCGCGAGTTCTCCGCGCCCGTCAACCTTTTCCGGTTCGGAAAGGCCTGGCTTGTTTCCGAACGGCCAATTGGCTTCCTTCCAGACGGAGTTGAAAAGGCAAGGCACTTCAAAATCCTGCCTTCCGCGGAACAGGAAAAGCTGCTGAAAAGCGCTTCAAGGCAGCGCATCAAGGCGGAACA
It encodes:
- a CDS encoding helix-turn-helix domain-containing protein; the encoded protein is MDILKALANSNRRNMVQILLKKETHIAALARELNISNPVALKHARILEDNGLIEREKAGNTHILHIRKDALKKIRLASELFEKPISFSVAKGTLLLDALSKVDGLEIENTKQGAFIKAIDGKEGYFVFEINGKFPTKPIEEIEISGRTEIELKRLLPVIGKKIVFETAGSVRLVRD
- a CDS encoding PLP-dependent transferase; this encodes MAKGKRLDFETRAIHEAGADPLTGAVMTPVYLSSTFRQDSVDKNRGYDYSRSGNPTRDALEKSVASLENARFGLAFSSGLGAEMVCLSLLKSGGHIVAVDNVYGGTFRLLETFKRQFGIDYSLADLTEPESLEKALKPNTGMVYLESPTNPLLKLVDIAEISRLAHKKGLIVAVDNTFLSPVFQNPLDLGADIVIHSTTKYINGHSDIIGGAIACNDEKIYRQLKFLQNAFGPTPSPLDCFLVLRGIKTLKQRMLQHEKNAQAIAEFLERHPKVKRVIYPGLKSFAQKGLAQKQMKGTGGIITIELKGNAAAAKKFLAATNLFTLGVSLGGVESLIEYPWAMTHGALPESERRKAGITETMVRLSVGLESADDLVEDLKQALEKA
- a CDS encoding ferric reductase-like transmembrane domain-containing protein; the protein is MDRKLPHIVSLLVIGTFAWYYLVFRAMPLSIGFANAIVAFSAVIILGLAFFLGPLARFVKFFDRFLVHRKAFGLWGFSLAALHVALAAIVLLSERREISFADVMSLAVAAIAFMIFTLMAFTSTAEWVQKLGYENWKNLQRTGYVAMAMLLLHILLLENGVFLSRLTGQIAMAFILLVLLLRGAALLLSMESRQKIDV